The Verrucomicrobiota bacterium genome has a window encoding:
- a CDS encoding DUF2442 domain-containing protein: MTTLVIDESSLRAIRAQVTEEALVVDLADGRSVSVPLGWYPRLLHASGDERRQFRLIGSGEGIHWELLDEDISVEGVVAGRRSMESTESLRRWLHARKDRGLTRE, translated from the coding sequence ATGACTACTTTGGTAATCGATGAATCGTCGTTGCGGGCCATCCGCGCACAGGTGACTGAGGAGGCATTGGTCGTGGACTTGGCCGACGGCCGAAGCGTGTCGGTTCCCTTGGGGTGGTATCCGCGTCTGCTCCACGCGTCGGGAGACGAGAGACGGCAGTTTCGGCTGATTGGTAGCGGAGAGGGGATTCACTGGGAACTCCTGGACGAAGACATTAGCGTGGAGGGCGTCGTGGCCGGCCGGCGCTCCATGGAGTCCACCGAATCCTTGCGGCGCTGGCTGCACGCCCGAAAAGATCGAGGCCTGACCAGGGAATGA